In one window of Desulforhabdus amnigena DNA:
- a CDS encoding ABC transporter permease, with amino-acid sequence MLLKLLFRNSFRHKLRTILTISGICVAILAFGMLRTVISAWYAGVEASSANRLVIRNSISLVFSLPLSYREKIRSVEGVQLVSYGNWFGGVYITEKNFFANFAVEPRGYMALYPEYILSPDQEEAFFRDRKACVVGRKLARRFGWKIGDNIPLKGTIFPGNWEFVLRGIYRGKDATIDENQFFFHWSYLNETLKKTQPRRADQVGFYIVDVANADMAAQTADNIDRMFKNSFAETLTETEKAFQMGFVSLSQAIITAIRLVSLVVIVIILAVMANTMAMSVRERMHEYAVFKTLGFGGGYIGGLILGESLVISCMGGALGILLTFPAAHVFSRAVGDFFPVFNVAEETIYLDILASFLVGILAAIFPMWRAMSVRIAEGIRRIA; translated from the coding sequence ATGCTCCTGAAACTACTCTTTCGGAACTCTTTTAGACACAAGCTCCGAACGATCCTCACCATATCCGGAATCTGTGTGGCGATTCTCGCTTTCGGCATGCTGCGCACCGTCATTAGCGCATGGTATGCCGGAGTGGAAGCCTCATCGGCCAACCGCCTGGTGATTCGAAATTCCATATCCCTGGTCTTTTCCCTGCCGCTTTCCTACCGGGAAAAAATCCGAAGCGTGGAAGGGGTTCAGCTCGTTTCTTACGGGAACTGGTTTGGGGGAGTCTACATCACGGAAAAGAATTTTTTCGCCAACTTCGCCGTGGAACCGAGGGGTTACATGGCTCTCTATCCGGAGTATATTCTTTCCCCGGATCAGGAGGAAGCTTTTTTCAGGGATCGAAAAGCTTGTGTGGTGGGCCGGAAACTGGCAAGGCGGTTCGGATGGAAAATCGGAGACAACATTCCACTGAAAGGCACGATTTTCCCCGGCAACTGGGAGTTTGTTCTTCGGGGAATTTACCGCGGGAAGGATGCCACCATCGATGAAAACCAGTTCTTTTTTCATTGGTCCTACCTCAATGAAACCCTAAAAAAGACGCAGCCCCGAAGAGCGGATCAGGTCGGCTTTTACATCGTCGATGTGGCCAATGCCGATATGGCTGCTCAAACAGCGGATAACATCGACCGGATGTTCAAGAATTCCTTTGCGGAAACCCTCACCGAGACTGAAAAAGCGTTCCAAATGGGTTTCGTTTCCCTGAGCCAGGCGATCATCACCGCTATAAGGCTGGTGTCCCTGGTGGTGATCGTGATCATTCTGGCCGTAATGGCGAACACTATGGCCATGTCTGTGCGGGAGCGGATGCATGAGTACGCCGTGTTCAAGACCCTGGGGTTTGGGGGAGGATACATTGGCGGGCTCATTCTGGGAGAGTCGCTCGTCATCTCATGCATGGGGGGAGCCCTGGGAATCCTGCTCACTTTCCCTGCGGCGCATGTCTTTTCCAGGGCAGTGGGGGATTTCTTTCCCGTTTTCAATGTGGCGGAAGAGACCATCTATCTGGATATTCTCGCTTCATTCCTTGTGGGTATCCTGGCGGCCATTTTTCCCATGTGGCGCGCCATGTCCGTGCGCATTGCCGAGGGGATACGAAGGATTGCCTGA
- a CDS encoding methyltransferase, with product MNEKEWNPGELLELSGYYWKTCALHAGVKLGIFTAIGEETLTAGEIAQKTQTDERAVTMLLNALASMQLLAKKGDRYANTSTGKSFLSRNSPRYIGHIIMHHHHLMESWSKLNQAVQTGRPVRTRSAFSDDERRESFLMGMFNMAMNLAPQLVPQIDLSGRKHLLDLGGGPGTYAIHFCKHNPQLRATVYDLPTTRPFAQKTIAAFGLSDRIDFMEGNFLEKNIEGTYDVAWLSQILHAEGPEDCRTIVKKAASVLQPGGMILIHEFILNDTMDGPVFPALFSLNMLLGTTNGQSYSEREIMDMLAQAGIREIHRLPFQGSSDSGIICGLK from the coding sequence ATGAACGAAAAAGAATGGAATCCCGGAGAGCTCCTTGAGCTGTCCGGTTATTACTGGAAAACATGTGCGCTGCACGCAGGGGTCAAACTCGGCATCTTCACGGCAATCGGAGAGGAAACACTCACGGCCGGAGAAATCGCTCAAAAAACGCAAACGGATGAAAGGGCCGTGACCATGTTGCTCAACGCCCTGGCATCCATGCAGCTTTTGGCAAAAAAAGGCGACCGGTATGCCAATACCTCTACGGGCAAATCTTTTCTTTCCAGGAATTCACCTCGATACATCGGCCATATCATCATGCACCATCATCATTTGATGGAATCCTGGTCCAAACTGAATCAGGCGGTACAAACGGGGAGGCCGGTGCGAACCAGGTCGGCATTCTCCGATGATGAACGCCGGGAGAGTTTCCTCATGGGAATGTTCAACATGGCCATGAATCTGGCTCCGCAGCTGGTTCCCCAGATCGATCTCAGCGGCCGCAAACACCTCCTGGATCTCGGCGGCGGTCCCGGAACCTACGCCATTCATTTCTGCAAGCACAATCCTCAGCTCCGAGCCACTGTGTACGATCTTCCCACTACGAGGCCCTTTGCGCAAAAAACCATCGCCGCATTCGGGCTTTCCGACCGTATCGATTTCATGGAAGGCAATTTCCTGGAAAAGAATATCGAGGGAACATACGATGTAGCCTGGCTCTCCCAAATTCTCCATGCCGAAGGACCCGAAGATTGTCGAACGATTGTCAAGAAAGCCGCTTCGGTTCTCCAACCCGGGGGTATGATTCTCATTCACGAATTCATTTTGAACGACACCATGGACGGCCCCGTCTTCCCCGCTCTTTTCTCTCTCAACATGTTGCTGGGAACCACCAACGGTCAATCCTATTCGGAACGGGAAATCATGGACATGCTCGCTCAGGCCGGGATAAGGGAAATTCACCGACTTCCTTTCCAGGGCTCCAGCGATTCGGGAATCATTTGTGGGTTGAAGTAA
- the hutI gene encoding imidazolonepropionase: MIRKLFRNARITTPIDRGIPLSGSKQGDVQVFERGALYCLNGTIKNVGTEEEVFASLSPGEVNQEIDCRGLCLIPGFVDPHTHMCFTVPREEEFLMRLQGADYLEILQQGGGILSSVRAVRAASDEELFSATLKHALSALRLGTTTLEIKSGYGLNTTTELRMLQTIDRVGRETPLDVVATFLGAHAIAEEYAHDPGGYAELVIEEMIPAVAKQGIARFCDVFCEEGIFPLAESRRILEAAKGAGLEIKMHTDEIHDPGASALAAELQATSADHLLAAGEENLQAMAARGVIGVLLPATAYSMRKGYAPARKMVEMGLPLALATDCNPGSSYTESMPFVIGLAVYNMHMTVNEALVAATLNAAYALNMAETVGSLDVGKSADFLLLDGKTPAILPYRAGVSPIVKVFKRGEEVS, translated from the coding sequence ATGATACGAAAGCTCTTCAGGAACGCACGCATCACGACACCCATTGACCGGGGAATTCCCCTGTCTGGAAGCAAACAGGGAGATGTCCAGGTTTTCGAACGCGGCGCTCTCTACTGCCTAAATGGCACGATAAAGAATGTGGGCACGGAAGAGGAAGTTTTCGCATCCCTCTCTCCGGGTGAGGTCAACCAGGAAATAGACTGCCGGGGACTCTGTCTTATTCCCGGTTTCGTGGACCCTCATACACACATGTGCTTCACCGTTCCAAGGGAAGAAGAATTTCTCATGCGCCTGCAAGGTGCGGACTACCTGGAAATCCTTCAACAGGGTGGAGGCATTCTATCCTCTGTACGCGCAGTGCGGGCCGCGTCCGATGAAGAACTCTTTTCAGCTACCCTCAAGCACGCCCTTTCCGCCCTGCGTTTGGGCACTACCACCCTTGAAATCAAGAGCGGTTATGGCTTGAACACCACCACCGAACTTCGAATGCTGCAAACCATCGATCGTGTGGGAAGGGAAACTCCCCTGGACGTGGTGGCCACCTTCCTGGGGGCCCATGCCATTGCGGAAGAGTACGCGCATGATCCTGGGGGATATGCCGAACTCGTCATCGAGGAAATGATCCCGGCCGTCGCGAAGCAAGGGATCGCCAGGTTTTGCGATGTCTTTTGCGAAGAAGGGATTTTTCCCTTGGCTGAGAGCAGACGGATTCTGGAGGCGGCAAAGGGTGCGGGGCTCGAGATCAAAATGCACACCGATGAAATACATGACCCGGGAGCATCGGCGCTTGCAGCTGAACTCCAGGCCACATCCGCCGACCATCTCCTCGCTGCAGGCGAAGAAAACCTTCAGGCCATGGCAGCACGGGGAGTCATCGGAGTCCTCCTTCCCGCAACGGCTTACAGCATGCGCAAAGGATATGCACCGGCGCGGAAAATGGTCGAAATGGGTCTTCCGTTGGCTCTCGCCACCGATTGCAATCCAGGCTCCTCCTACACGGAATCCATGCCTTTCGTCATTGGCCTGGCAGTCTACAATATGCACATGACTGTTAACGAAGCGCTAGTGGCGGCGACACTGAATGCGGCTTATGCTTTGAATATGGCTGAAACCGTAGGTAGTCTGGATGTGGGGAAATCGGCCGATTTTCTTCTTCTGGACGGAAAGACCCCCGCTATCCTGCCCTACCGTGCAGGCGTCTCTCCCATAGTGAAAGTCTTCAAACGGGGAGAAGAGGTGTCATGA
- a CDS encoding L,D-transpeptidase has protein sequence MKNLLERKWLVIWMGCTLLWGCGTKEVYQSRVSQTPPPVVTQTEKKVVPEIPVQGWTKRTVTEDELTQACETDPELTVSRCKEILARLNAKAPYYISDDMRTGRIMKVPNDFRAYKNWTPLPVNIPEIHDIPRFILIDKENFFIGWYERGTLRGDTQICIGRKGEETLAGIYRVLEKDPDHYSRSYTNSYGRPAWMPWALRIYEVVWIHAGDITEPRCSHGCVTLPLDPAKELFNWADTGTLVMVIESMGDLQQDLKKHSQFMRSTKFSSR, from the coding sequence ATGAAAAACTTATTGGAACGGAAGTGGCTGGTGATTTGGATGGGTTGCACACTCTTGTGGGGATGTGGGACAAAAGAGGTTTATCAATCCCGTGTTTCTCAAACCCCACCTCCGGTGGTCACCCAAACCGAAAAGAAGGTGGTGCCGGAAATCCCCGTCCAGGGGTGGACCAAACGCACCGTGACCGAAGATGAACTGACGCAGGCCTGTGAAACGGACCCGGAATTGACGGTCAGCCGGTGCAAGGAAATCCTCGCCCGGTTGAATGCCAAAGCACCCTATTATATTTCCGACGATATGCGAACCGGCCGCATCATGAAGGTTCCGAACGATTTCCGCGCATACAAAAACTGGACCCCCCTACCCGTGAACATACCCGAAATCCATGACATTCCCAGGTTTATTCTCATAGACAAAGAGAACTTCTTTATTGGCTGGTACGAAAGGGGCACCCTCAGGGGAGACACGCAGATCTGCATCGGCAGGAAGGGCGAAGAGACTCTTGCAGGAATTTACAGGGTCCTGGAAAAGGACCCGGATCACTATTCCCGAAGCTATACCAATTCATACGGCCGCCCGGCGTGGATGCCGTGGGCACTGAGGATCTATGAAGTGGTTTGGATCCATGCGGGAGACATCACGGAGCCGCGTTGCTCCCACGGCTGTGTGACTCTGCCGCTGGACCCCGCTAAGGAACTCTTCAATTGGGCGGATACCGGCACTCTTGTCATGGTCATCGAATCTATGGGCGATCTGCAGCAGGATCTGAAAAAGCACTCGCAATTCATGCGTTCCACCAAGTTTTCTTCCCGGTAA
- a CDS encoding ABC transporter ATP-binding protein, translating to MKEKMPLVEIKGLCKSYRRGNQVIPVLEGITLNIEEGEFLALMGPSGSGKSTLLNLIAGLDHADGGTILVAGEDVTSLNEAELAAWRAGNVGFIFQFYNLIPVLTAFENVELPLLLTNLSRRERRRHVETALQLVSLQDRMDHYPGQLSGGQQQRVAIARAVVSDPTILVADEPTGDLDRASAEDVLKLMDRLSDDLGKTIIMVTHDPRAARRAHSMKFLDKGVLADAPETTLSELF from the coding sequence ATGAAAGAGAAAATGCCCCTGGTTGAAATCAAGGGTCTGTGCAAGTCTTACCGGCGCGGAAACCAGGTCATTCCTGTGTTGGAGGGTATTACCCTCAATATCGAAGAAGGAGAATTCCTTGCCCTCATGGGGCCTTCGGGGTCAGGAAAGAGTACCCTTCTGAACCTCATCGCTGGTCTGGACCATGCGGATGGTGGAACGATCCTTGTGGCGGGTGAGGACGTCACGTCGCTCAACGAAGCGGAACTTGCCGCCTGGCGCGCCGGCAATGTGGGATTCATTTTTCAGTTTTACAACCTGATTCCCGTACTCACGGCTTTTGAAAACGTCGAACTGCCCCTCCTTCTCACCAATCTCTCCAGGAGGGAACGGCGCCGTCATGTGGAAACGGCGCTCCAGCTGGTAAGCCTTCAAGACCGCATGGATCATTATCCCGGGCAACTTTCGGGGGGGCAGCAGCAGAGGGTGGCCATCGCCCGGGCGGTGGTTTCGGACCCGACAATCCTTGTGGCGGACGAGCCGACGGGAGATCTCGACCGTGCTTCCGCCGAAGATGTCTTGAAGCTCATGGACCGCCTCAGTGATGATCTGGGAAAAACCATCATCATGGTGACCCATGATCCTCGTGCGGCCAGGAGGGCTCATTCCATGAAATTCCTGGATAAAGGCGTGCTCGCCGATGCTCCTGAAACTACTCTTTCGGAACTCTTTTAG
- a CDS encoding ABC transporter permease: MELLFFYSFRNLLTRRLTTVLTASGMALVVFAFASIVMLAEGLQKTLVQTGSYDNVIVIRRGAGSEVQSGVERNQAAIVETQPEVAIGDDGRRLLAKELVVLITLEKRGTESRSNVVIRGISDTSLVLRPQVKLVSGRLPRSGLSEIMAGQSVAKRFKNVGLGEEIFFATRSWTIVGIFDAGETGFNSEIWGDVDQLMQGFRRPVYSSVIFKLQDSLEFDTVKEHIEGDPRLTLEARRETKYYEDQSAALAKFLRILGISLTIVFSFGAIVGAMITMYSAVANRTAEIGTLRALGFQRGSILLAFLLESLILGLMGGLAGLFFASFLQFFTISTTNFQTFSELAFSFALTSQIVYQALIFSLIMGFAGGILPAFRASRMNIVEALREA; the protein is encoded by the coding sequence ATGGAGCTTCTCTTTTTCTACAGCTTTCGAAACCTTCTGACGCGGCGGTTGACCACGGTTCTTACAGCTTCAGGCATGGCGCTGGTTGTATTTGCATTTGCCTCCATCGTCATGCTGGCGGAAGGGCTGCAGAAGACTCTCGTGCAAACGGGTTCTTACGACAACGTCATCGTGATTCGGCGGGGCGCCGGATCTGAAGTTCAGAGTGGAGTGGAACGCAATCAGGCTGCCATTGTGGAAACTCAGCCGGAAGTTGCGATTGGAGATGACGGCCGGCGGCTTCTGGCAAAAGAGCTCGTGGTGCTCATCACATTGGAAAAACGGGGGACGGAAAGCAGATCCAATGTGGTGATCCGCGGAATTTCCGATACATCTCTTGTGCTGCGGCCACAGGTGAAGCTCGTTTCCGGGCGTCTTCCCCGGTCGGGGCTTTCAGAAATAATGGCAGGTCAAAGTGTCGCCAAACGCTTCAAAAACGTTGGACTCGGCGAAGAGATTTTTTTCGCCACGCGGTCGTGGACCATCGTTGGAATTTTCGATGCGGGTGAAACGGGCTTCAACTCGGAAATATGGGGGGATGTGGACCAGCTCATGCAGGGTTTCAGAAGACCCGTTTATTCTTCGGTCATTTTCAAGCTTCAGGATTCGTTGGAATTCGATACGGTCAAAGAACATATCGAAGGAGACCCTCGGCTGACGCTCGAAGCCCGGCGTGAAACCAAATACTACGAAGATCAGTCGGCAGCCTTGGCCAAGTTTCTGAGAATTTTGGGAATATCCCTCACCATCGTGTTTTCGTTTGGAGCCATCGTTGGTGCGATGATCACCATGTATTCGGCAGTGGCAAACAGGACCGCAGAAATCGGCACCCTGAGGGCATTGGGCTTTCAGCGAGGGAGCATTCTCCTGGCCTTTCTTCTGGAATCCCTCATTCTTGGACTTATGGGAGGCCTGGCGGGCCTCTTCTTCGCTTCGTTTCTTCAGTTTTTCACCATCTCGACCACAAACTTTCAGACCTTTTCCGAGCTGGCTTTCAGCTTTGCCCTCACTTCTCAGATCGTCTACCAGGCGCTCATCTTTTCCCTGATCATGGGATTCGCCGGAGGCATCTTGCCCGCTTTTCGGGCCTCCAGGATGAATATCGTGGAGGCCCTCAGAGAGGCATAA
- a CDS encoding tyrosine-type recombinase/integrase, which yields MVKKGISNENPPSVSGPRSPVDYLNRAQVQRLTQSFEIWKDSAPNSYIRRVRGRYWLVYLYLRFTGARLGEILRIDDSTDIDYRLHQIKVTIEGPSSIKKVLRMIPVPEDLILQVIEYLSEFPGMRGNVFALDQGNFRREFYKRAEEADIPRHLSHPHILRHTRAIEMIEAGVPLTMVRDLLGHSLLSTTTVYLQKTEITSIVILKQKGLL from the coding sequence ATGGTCAAAAAGGGCATCAGCAATGAAAATCCACCCTCTGTTTCCGGTCCCCGTTCACCCGTCGACTACCTGAATCGGGCTCAGGTACAGAGGCTTACGCAATCCTTTGAAATCTGGAAGGACTCTGCGCCGAACAGCTATATCCGCCGTGTGCGTGGAAGATACTGGTTGGTATATCTCTATCTGCGCTTTACGGGAGCACGCCTTGGGGAAATATTGAGAATAGATGATTCCACCGACATTGATTACCGCCTGCACCAGATCAAAGTCACCATCGAAGGGCCTTCATCGATAAAAAAAGTCCTGCGAATGATTCCCGTACCCGAAGATCTCATACTTCAGGTCATTGAATACCTTTCCGAGTTTCCCGGTATGCGTGGAAATGTTTTTGCCCTGGACCAGGGCAATTTCAGAAGAGAATTCTATAAGAGAGCAGAAGAGGCGGACATTCCCAGGCATCTTTCGCACCCTCATATTCTGCGTCACACCCGTGCCATAGAGATGATTGAAGCGGGAGTGCCTCTCACCATGGTGCGGGACCTCCTGGGACACTCCCTTTTGAGCACAACAACCGTCTACCTGCAGAAGACGGAGATCACGTCCATCGTTATTCTGAAGCAAAAAGGCTTACTTTGA
- a CDS encoding HD domain-containing protein: MNVNRLKMQIEFIVEMDKLKRVVRQTLLADASRQENSAEHSWHIAIMAFLLQEYAEVKPLDIFRVVKMLLIHDLVEIDAGDTYCYDVTANQNKAEREQKAADRLFNMLPPDQSEELHALWNEFESGVTPESRYAAALDRLQPLLNNYITGGKMWQKHGVKKSQVISRNQRIEAGAPDLWKYALELIDDAVAGKMLSE, from the coding sequence ATGAATGTGAATCGCCTTAAAATGCAAATCGAATTCATCGTCGAAATGGACAAGTTGAAGCGCGTTGTGCGTCAAACTCTTTTAGCCGATGCTTCCCGCCAGGAAAATTCGGCCGAACATTCCTGGCACATCGCCATAATGGCTTTTCTGTTGCAAGAATATGCAGAAGTGAAGCCGCTCGATATCTTTCGCGTCGTGAAAATGCTCCTGATCCATGACCTGGTTGAAATCGATGCGGGAGACACTTACTGCTACGATGTAACGGCCAATCAGAACAAGGCCGAGAGGGAGCAAAAGGCTGCAGATCGCCTTTTCAATATGTTGCCTCCCGATCAGTCTGAAGAATTGCACGCTCTCTGGAATGAATTCGAATCGGGTGTAACTCCGGAATCCCGTTATGCCGCGGCGCTTGATCGTCTTCAGCCGTTGCTCAATAACTACATCACGGGTGGAAAAATGTGGCAGAAGCATGGGGTGAAGAAAAGCCAGGTGATTTCAAGGAACCAGCGCATCGAAGCGGGGGCTCCGGACCTGTGGAAATATGCCCTTGAGCTCATCGATGACGCGGTAGCAGGGAAAATGCTTTCTGAATGA
- a CDS encoding efflux RND transporter periplasmic adaptor subunit: protein MAEEDLSKLRIEKASVSARRIKRKRYGFLIFAVLLLAGGVLLYRTGVLLPAVDVRVTSVQKIYPSQTFTLLNASGYVVAQRKAALASKITGRLIYLAVEEGSEIKEGDLVARLENEDAHAARDRAKANVEVARLNLNEARAELEDARSSYARRKRVVEKGMVSELELDAAEARYKKAVAVLAARESALIASQAALKEAQVTVEYASIRSPFDAVVLTKDADVGDIVTPLGAAANAKAAVVSIADMDSLQVEADVSESNIEQVRVGQPCEIELDAFPNERFKGHVHMIVPTADRSKASIMVKVAFEKRDPRILPEMSAKVAFLARDIEEGEEKPVTAVLSQAVAELEREPFVFVLKDNRAEKRSVRVGRALGSYNEIVDGVKVGDKVVLEPGKLKDGAKVSILEG, encoded by the coding sequence ATGGCTGAGGAAGATCTTTCAAAACTGCGCATTGAAAAGGCTTCGGTTTCTGCTCGCCGTATAAAAAGAAAGCGGTATGGGTTCCTGATTTTTGCGGTTCTGCTTCTAGCGGGGGGAGTGCTCCTCTATCGGACCGGGGTTCTCTTGCCGGCGGTGGATGTGCGCGTCACCAGTGTCCAGAAGATATATCCCTCTCAGACCTTTACACTTCTCAATGCGAGCGGCTATGTGGTGGCTCAGCGAAAAGCGGCCCTGGCTTCCAAAATCACGGGGCGGCTCATCTACCTTGCCGTAGAAGAGGGGAGCGAGATCAAGGAAGGGGACCTTGTCGCCCGGCTGGAAAATGAAGATGCTCATGCGGCGCGGGATAGGGCGAAAGCCAACGTGGAAGTGGCGCGGCTCAATTTGAATGAAGCGCGAGCCGAATTGGAAGATGCCCGCAGTTCTTATGCCCGCAGGAAGAGGGTGGTGGAGAAGGGAATGGTTTCGGAGCTGGAGCTCGATGCCGCTGAGGCGCGCTACAAAAAAGCGGTTGCCGTTCTGGCAGCGAGGGAGTCGGCGCTGATAGCCAGTCAGGCGGCTTTAAAGGAAGCTCAGGTTACCGTGGAATATGCCTCGATCCGTTCCCCTTTCGATGCGGTCGTTCTCACGAAAGATGCCGATGTGGGCGATATCGTGACTCCCCTGGGAGCGGCCGCCAATGCCAAGGCTGCTGTCGTTTCCATCGCGGACATGGATTCGCTGCAGGTGGAGGCGGATGTTTCTGAATCCAACATAGAACAAGTCCGCGTGGGGCAACCCTGTGAAATCGAATTGGATGCGTTTCCAAATGAACGTTTCAAAGGGCACGTGCATATGATTGTCCCGACGGCCGATCGCAGCAAGGCCTCGATCATGGTGAAGGTGGCCTTCGAGAAGAGGGACCCGCGCATTCTCCCCGAGATGAGCGCCAAGGTCGCTTTTCTTGCCCGTGACATTGAAGAGGGCGAGGAAAAACCTGTAACCGCTGTTTTGTCGCAGGCTGTTGCCGAACTGGAAAGGGAACCCTTCGTTTTTGTGCTGAAGGACAACCGTGCGGAAAAGAGATCGGTTCGGGTCGGCAGAGCGCTTGGGAGCTACAACGAGATAGTCGATGGAGTGAAGGTGGGCGATAAAGTGGTTCTGGAGCCCGGTAAGCTGAAAGATGGTGCCAAGGTCAGTATTCTGGAAGGATAG
- a CDS encoding cyclodeaminase/cyclohydrolase family protein, which yields MTQFRELPVFRYVEEVASPNPTPGGGSVAALCGALGAALSAMVAGITLKREKFKDAWNSMEKVKGEAEELSEIFLRLAEDDSKAYLRVLAAYGLPKGTEAEKAARQANLQEAFKKAAEVPLQTLRVVERLMRGVEKTIKEGNPNALNDAGAAAYIARAAGIIALQNIRTNLFNIRDASFVREYEEETRELMENIDGLFSRADAMVRERLP from the coding sequence ATGACGCAATTCCGGGAACTGCCGGTTTTCCGCTACGTAGAGGAGGTGGCTTCCCCCAACCCCACTCCCGGCGGAGGAAGTGTCGCAGCACTCTGCGGGGCGCTCGGAGCCGCTTTGTCGGCTATGGTGGCGGGGATCACGCTAAAGCGTGAAAAATTCAAAGACGCATGGAATTCCATGGAAAAAGTCAAAGGGGAAGCCGAGGAACTTTCGGAGATTTTTCTTCGTCTGGCCGAAGACGATTCCAAGGCTTATCTGAGGGTATTGGCAGCTTATGGGCTGCCCAAAGGAACAGAGGCAGAAAAGGCGGCAAGACAGGCAAATCTTCAGGAAGCCTTCAAGAAGGCGGCGGAAGTTCCGCTCCAGACCCTCCGCGTCGTGGAAAGGCTCATGCGAGGGGTCGAAAAAACCATCAAGGAGGGAAACCCCAACGCTCTCAACGATGCAGGTGCTGCTGCATACATCGCCAGGGCAGCCGGAATCATTGCGTTGCAGAACATTCGAACCAACCTTTTCAACATTCGCGATGCATCTTTTGTGAGGGAATACGAAGAGGAAACTCGAGAATTAATGGAAAACATCGATGGTCTTTTTTCCAGAGCGGACGCCATGGTCAGAGAGCGGCTGCCGTGA
- a CDS encoding L,D-transpeptidase family protein has product MPYCAVDFNFPLSAVSNPSLYVLKKDRRLLVLNDGVIVRDYKIGLGPNPSGDKLFQGDGRTPEGEFFICKKNASSKFYKSLGLNYPSPKHAWEALNMGIISPGDYKNIVKANENMTLPPYNTKLGGAIFIHGGGNRFDWTEGCIALNNSSMDELFKVIRVGTPVKVLP; this is encoded by the coding sequence GTGCCTTACTGTGCTGTAGATTTTAATTTTCCTCTTTCTGCGGTCTCGAACCCATCACTTTATGTTTTGAAGAAAGATCGCAGACTCCTGGTGCTCAATGATGGAGTTATCGTAAGAGATTATAAGATAGGGCTTGGGCCGAACCCTTCAGGCGACAAGCTCTTTCAGGGAGACGGAAGGACTCCGGAAGGAGAGTTCTTCATTTGCAAGAAAAATGCTTCCAGCAAATTTTACAAGTCTCTCGGCCTCAACTACCCGAGCCCTAAACATGCCTGGGAAGCTCTGAACATGGGCATTATCTCCCCGGGGGATTACAAAAATATTGTGAAGGCCAACGAAAATATGACTCTTCCCCCTTACAACACAAAACTGGGGGGAGCCATTTTTATCCACGGTGGAGGAAATCGTTTTGACTGGACTGAAGGCTGCATTGCCTTGAACAACAGCAGCATGGATGAACTCTTCAAAGTGATACGCGTTGGCACACCCGTGAAGGTCCTGCCCTGA
- a CDS encoding L,D-transpeptidase, with translation MTEKEIQTLGEKDPRLDRLTCLEILARLNGKASYYIAKDIKKKCPLKVPNDFHAFRYWSPLPDRIEHVRHVPKFILVVKNIPFIGWYEKGKLVGDTITCIGKKPEWTRNGLYKVEEKDASHVSQSYPNAYGRPAAMPLALKVYGNVWIHAGDVVGGYSSHGCINLPLSSAEELFRWADKGTPVLITDSLKNIQKDLKGTTKNKPPPSVPQKSTTSNSRG, from the coding sequence ATGACGGAAAAGGAAATTCAGACCCTGGGGGAAAAGGATCCCCGCCTTGACCGTCTCACCTGCCTGGAAATCTTGGCCCGTCTCAACGGCAAGGCATCCTACTACATTGCAAAAGATATCAAGAAGAAATGCCCATTGAAAGTGCCCAACGATTTTCACGCATTTAGATACTGGTCTCCGTTGCCGGATCGCATTGAACATGTCAGGCATGTTCCCAAGTTCATCCTCGTGGTGAAGAATATCCCCTTTATCGGCTGGTACGAAAAGGGAAAGCTTGTGGGAGATACCATCACATGCATCGGCAAGAAGCCGGAATGGACCAGAAACGGCCTTTACAAGGTGGAAGAAAAGGATGCAAGTCACGTCTCCCAAAGCTATCCCAATGCTTACGGACGCCCGGCAGCCATGCCTTTAGCTCTCAAGGTCTATGGAAACGTGTGGATCCACGCCGGCGATGTCGTTGGGGGCTATTCCTCCCATGGATGCATCAATCTTCCCCTCTCCTCCGCAGAGGAGCTCTTCCGTTGGGCCGACAAAGGTACTCCCGTCTTGATCACGGATTCACTCAAAAATATTCAAAAGGACCTGAAGGGGACGACAAAAAATAAACCTCCCCCTTCCGTACCTCAAAAGTCCACAACCTCCAACTCTAGAGGATGA